One part of the Marichromatium purpuratum 984 genome encodes these proteins:
- a CDS encoding PqiC family protein codes for MTQRRWRLATVALVAAVSAGCASSPPARFYALSAVAVAPPEARAPGLAVGVGPLMLPEYLDRAQLVTRESGNRLRIDEFERWGGSLRDDFLRVWSENLARALGSERVRLLEGELRYGVDLRVGAELLAFEGDDDGSARLKVRWVVRDGAGRRTLLVRESDDRQPVAAPGDSRALVAALDQLLARFSAEVAVALAALPPIPPETADQAR; via the coding sequence ATGACGCAGCGCCGATGGCGATTGGCCACAGTCGCGCTGGTGGCGGCGGTGAGTGCGGGGTGCGCCAGCTCGCCGCCGGCACGGTTCTATGCGCTGAGTGCGGTGGCGGTGGCACCCCCCGAGGCGCGCGCCCCGGGGCTCGCCGTCGGGGTCGGGCCGCTGATGCTGCCGGAGTATCTCGATCGCGCCCAGCTCGTCACCCGCGAGTCGGGCAACCGGCTGCGTATCGACGAGTTCGAGCGCTGGGGCGGCTCGCTGCGCGACGACTTCCTGCGGGTGTGGAGCGAGAACCTGGCGCGCGCGCTCGGTAGCGAGCGGGTACGGCTGCTCGAGGGCGAGCTGCGCTATGGGGTCGATCTGCGGGTCGGCGCCGAGCTGCTCGCCTTCGAGGGGGACGACGACGGCAGCGCTCGGCTCAAGGTGCGCTGGGTGGTGCGCGACGGCGCGGGTCGGCGCACCCTGCTGGTGCGCGAGAGCGACGATCGTCAGCCGGTAGCCGCGCCCGGCGACAGCCGTGCCCTGGTCGCCGCCCTCGATCAGTTGCTCGCGCGCTTCAGTGCCGAGGTCGCCGTCGCGCTCGCGGCGCTGCCGCCGATCCCGCCCGAGACCGCCGATCAGGCGCGGTAG
- a CDS encoding PqiB family protein — translation MSETAGRRDGAPALPEAEVRVRGAPSLVWLIPLLALAIGAWLALKTLSEQGPTITVRFPSAAGLQAGKTKVKFKDVEVGQVTAIDVSQDLDSVIVTAELKHGSAHLLNAETRFWVERPRVSASRVSGLETLLSGAFIALDPGSSGATRRDFVGLDEPPLFTTDAPGTRFVLRAATLGSLNIGSPVYYRQIQVGQVVGFALEDDASAVRIELFIPTPHDALISAETRFWNASGVDISLSGAGISLDTQSLISVLLGGVAFDTPDTIAGSGARAQPLDVFPLYPNREAAHAKTYAAKSHYLLLFEGSVRGLSIGAPVMLRGIEIGQVLDIQLQFDPEAETFRIPVLIEIEPERIALREAEHVPDHAHMLERLVALGLRAQLKLASLITGQLYVELDIDPETPSTGLGRYGDYVVIPSRPTPLEALTGKLERILSRLEQVPFERIGADLGQTLGRVREVVDSGVLSQFGEDLEDTLASLRGLAEQLDGEVAPALRGTLEEARATFAHAGAMLDPEAATTREFRTMLRETAEAARAVRDLADYLERHPEALIQGKGGLR, via the coding sequence ATGTCAGAGACCGCCGGGCGCCGTGACGGCGCACCCGCCCTGCCGGAGGCCGAGGTGCGGGTGCGCGGTGCGCCCTCGCTGGTGTGGCTGATCCCACTGCTGGCGCTGGCCATCGGCGCCTGGCTGGCGCTGAAAACGCTCAGCGAGCAGGGACCGACCATCACCGTCCGCTTCCCCAGCGCCGCCGGGCTGCAGGCGGGCAAGACCAAGGTCAAGTTCAAGGACGTCGAGGTCGGCCAGGTGACGGCGATCGACGTCAGCCAGGATCTCGACTCGGTGATCGTCACCGCCGAACTCAAGCACGGCAGCGCCCATCTGCTCAACGCCGAGACCCGCTTCTGGGTCGAGCGCCCGCGGGTGAGCGCGAGCCGGGTCTCCGGGCTCGAGACGCTGCTCTCGGGGGCCTTCATCGCCCTCGATCCGGGCAGCAGCGGCGCCACGCGGCGCGACTTCGTCGGTCTCGACGAGCCGCCGCTGTTCACCACCGACGCGCCCGGCACCCGCTTCGTGCTGCGTGCCGCGACCCTGGGCTCGCTCAACATCGGCTCGCCGGTCTACTACCGTCAGATCCAGGTCGGGCAGGTGGTCGGGTTTGCGCTCGAGGACGACGCCAGCGCGGTGCGCATCGAACTCTTCATCCCCACCCCGCACGATGCCCTGATCAGCGCCGAGACCCGTTTCTGGAACGCCAGCGGCGTCGACATCTCGCTCAGCGGCGCGGGGATCAGCCTCGACACCCAGTCGCTGATCTCGGTGTTGCTCGGCGGGGTGGCCTTCGACACCCCCGACACCATCGCCGGCAGCGGCGCGCGCGCCCAGCCGCTCGATGTCTTCCCGCTCTATCCCAATCGCGAGGCGGCGCACGCCAAGACCTATGCCGCCAAGTCGCACTATCTGCTGCTGTTCGAGGGCTCGGTGCGCGGGCTGAGCATCGGCGCGCCGGTGATGCTGCGCGGCATCGAGATCGGTCAGGTGCTCGACATCCAGTTGCAGTTCGACCCCGAGGCCGAGACCTTCCGCATCCCGGTGCTGATCGAGATCGAACCCGAGCGTATCGCGCTGCGCGAGGCCGAGCACGTCCCCGACCACGCGCACATGCTCGAGCGGTTGGTCGCGCTCGGGCTGCGCGCTCAGCTCAAGCTCGCCAGCCTGATCACCGGCCAGCTCTATGTCGAACTCGACATCGATCCCGAGACACCCTCAACGGGTCTCGGTCGCTATGGCGACTATGTCGTCATCCCCAGCCGGCCGACGCCGCTCGAGGCACTCACCGGCAAGCTCGAGCGCATCCTCTCGCGGCTCGAGCAGGTGCCCTTCGAGCGGATCGGTGCCGATCTCGGCCAGACCCTGGGGCGGGTGCGCGAGGTGGTCGACAGCGGGGTGCTGAGCCAGTTCGGCGAGGACCTGGAGGACACCCTGGCGAGTCTGCGCGGGCTCGCCGAGCAGCTCGACGGCGAGGTCGCCCCGGCGCTGCGCGGTACCCTGGAGGAGGCGCGTGCGACCTTCGCTCATGCCGGGGCGATGCTCGACCCCGAGGCGGCGACGACACGCGAGTTCAGAACCATGCTGCGGGAGACGGCCGAGGCGGCGCGCGCGGTGCGCGACCTGGCCGATTATCTGGAGCGGCATCCGGAGGCCCTGATCCAGGGCAAGGGAGGTCTACGATGA
- a CDS encoding DUF368 domain-containing protein: MRNPPAIDIGRAGVVLRGAAMGVAEIIPGVSGGTIAFVSGIYERLIEAIRAVGPGLVGVARREGVAGVWRTIDGNFLTLLLGGMVVGLLTGLFTVSWLLEHHPPLVWGFFFGLILASILHMARRIERWDATGLGLLVLGAVFAYALTVLTPAQGSEALWFVFCCGVIAISALILPGISGSFMLLLLGMYQFIIHDTLKGVLVDYSPERLLVLGVFVLGCVVGLMTLSRLLSWTFHRFHAQTLALLTGFLIGSLNKIYPWRNPVDWLRDAEGGIVMAADGFTPHKIIAESNVLPGAYHGDPLLIGTLIACLLGVLSVLAFERLAEQGAEGTG, translated from the coding sequence ATGCGCAATCCGCCGGCGATCGACATCGGGCGCGCCGGGGTGGTGCTGCGTGGCGCGGCGATGGGGGTGGCCGAGATCATCCCCGGGGTCTCGGGCGGCACCATCGCCTTCGTCAGCGGCATCTACGAACGGTTGATCGAGGCGATCCGGGCCGTCGGTCCGGGGCTGGTCGGGGTCGCCCGCCGCGAGGGGGTGGCGGGTGTGTGGCGGACGATCGACGGCAACTTCTTGACGCTTCTGCTCGGCGGCATGGTCGTCGGCCTGCTCACCGGACTGTTCACCGTCTCCTGGCTGCTCGAACACCATCCGCCGCTGGTGTGGGGTTTCTTCTTCGGCTTGATCCTCGCCTCCATCCTGCACATGGCCCGCCGCATCGAGCGCTGGGATGCCACCGGGCTGGGGTTGCTCGTACTCGGTGCGGTGTTCGCCTATGCGCTCACCGTGCTCACCCCGGCGCAGGGCTCCGAGGCGCTGTGGTTCGTCTTCTGCTGCGGCGTCATCGCCATCTCGGCGCTGATCCTGCCGGGGATCTCGGGGAGCTTCATGCTGCTCCTGCTCGGCATGTACCAGTTCATCATCCACGACACCCTCAAGGGGGTGCTGGTCGACTACAGCCCGGAGCGGCTGCTGGTGCTCGGGGTGTTCGTGCTCGGCTGCGTGGTCGGACTGATGACCCTCTCGCGGCTGCTCTCCTGGACCTTCCACCGCTTCCACGCCCAGACCCTGGCGCTGCTCACCGGCTTCCTCATCGGCTCGCTCAACAAGATCTACCCCTGGCGCAACCCGGTCGACTGGCTGCGCGATGCCGAGGGCGGGATCGTGATGGCCGCCGATGGATTCACCCCCCACAAGATCATCGCCGAGAGCAACGTCCTCCCCGGCGCCTACCACGGCGACCCGCTGCTGATCGGCACCCTGATCGCCTGTCTCCTCGGCGTCCTCTCCGTGCTCGCCTTCGAGCGCCTCGCCGAGCAGGGGGCCGAGGGGACGGGTTGA
- a CDS encoding paraquat-inducible protein A, with product MPQPALNECLECGLLQRCPPLPRGGAARCVRCGSVLRRHRPDSLERTLALTLAGLVLFVIANAFPFLAFRMQGQVTETTLLTGVAELYRGGQWEIALVVLFTSVLAPGLQLLLLLAVLAPLRLARAPRWLPRLFRWMRTLAPWGMMDVFMLGILVAVVKLADMATIVPGTSLFAFAVLILVLAAAQSSLDPDLVWSRVALAPAPAPRPGDAHRTCEVCALVVVPGRARDGRCPRCGAALHRRKPESLQRTWALVLAALICYVPANLLPIMTVTSLGRSQSDTIFSGVVFLFGHGMWPLGLVVFVASVFVPLLKLLILIGLLLSVQMRTRWRPRERTRLYRLTEAIGRWSMVDVYVVTILVALVRLGNLASVEAETGAIFFCAVVVLTMIAAMSFDPRLIWDRLELQHVRDRRAP from the coding sequence ATGCCGCAACCTGCCCTGAATGAGTGTCTCGAGTGCGGTCTGCTGCAGCGTTGCCCGCCGCTGCCGCGCGGTGGCGCCGCGCGCTGCGTGCGCTGTGGCAGCGTGCTGCGCCGTCACCGCCCCGACAGTCTCGAGCGCACCCTGGCGCTCACCCTCGCCGGGCTGGTGCTGTTCGTGATCGCCAACGCCTTCCCCTTCCTCGCCTTTCGCATGCAGGGGCAGGTCACCGAGACCACGCTGCTGACCGGGGTGGCCGAACTCTATCGCGGCGGGCAGTGGGAGATCGCCCTGGTGGTGCTCTTCACCAGCGTGCTGGCGCCGGGGCTGCAGCTCCTGCTGCTGCTCGCGGTGCTCGCGCCGCTGCGTCTGGCGCGCGCGCCGCGCTGGCTGCCGCGGCTGTTTCGCTGGATGCGGACCCTCGCGCCCTGGGGGATGATGGACGTATTCATGCTCGGCATCCTGGTGGCGGTGGTCAAGCTCGCCGACATGGCCACCATCGTCCCCGGCACCTCGCTGTTCGCCTTCGCGGTGCTGATCCTGGTGCTCGCCGCCGCCCAGTCGAGCCTCGACCCCGACCTGGTGTGGTCGCGGGTGGCGCTGGCGCCGGCGCCGGCGCCGCGTCCCGGCGACGCGCACCGCACCTGCGAGGTATGCGCGCTGGTGGTGGTGCCGGGTCGCGCGCGCGATGGGCGCTGTCCGCGCTGTGGCGCGGCGTTGCACCGACGCAAGCCCGAGAGCCTGCAGCGCACTTGGGCGCTGGTGCTGGCGGCGCTGATCTGCTACGTGCCGGCGAACCTGCTGCCGATCATGACCGTCACGTCGCTCGGACGCAGCCAATCGGATACCATCTTCAGCGGCGTGGTCTTCCTCTTCGGGCATGGCATGTGGCCGCTGGGGCTGGTGGTGTTCGTCGCCAGCGTGTTCGTGCCGCTGCTCAAGCTGTTGATCCTCATCGGCTTGTTGCTCTCGGTGCAGATGCGCACGCGTTGGCGACCCCGCGAACGCACCCGGCTCTACCGGCTGACCGAGGCGATCGGGCGCTGGTCGATGGTCGACGTCTATGTGGTGACCATCCTGGTGGCGCTGGTGCGCCTGGGCAATCTCGCCAGCGTCGAGGCCGAGACCGGCGCCATCTTCTTCTGCGCGGTGGTGGTACTGACCATGATCGCGGCGATGTCATTCGACCCCAGACTGATCTGGGACCGCTTGGAGCTGCAGCATGTCAGAGACCGCCGGGCGCCGTGA
- a CDS encoding IS5 family transposase (programmed frameshift): protein MSRRYELPEEAWELIADLFSHPQRTGRPRRDDRLMLNGIFWVLCSGAAWRDLPERFGPWSTVYQRFRDWRDDGTFTKVLDRLHIRLREDGLIDLETWMIDSTSIRATRAAAGGGKKGGPQEPLSHALGRSRGGLTTKIHLLCDAKGVPLSFLLSPGQHSDIRHAQPLLDQVRLPSAHRGRPRTRCRQLLADKGYDADDLRRYCDRRGIRPVIPQRKGVRKPKPGRPRILNKPSYCKRNVIERLFGWLKSCRRIATRYDKLATSFSAMFTLACIRRCLRHYFSYKT, encoded by the exons ATGTCGAGACGTTACGAACTCCCAGAAGAGGCCTGGGAGCTGATCGCCGATCTGTTTTCCCATCCGCAGCGTACCGGTCGCCCACGCCGGGATGACCGCCTGATGCTCAACGGCATCTTCTGGGTGCTGTGCTCGGGTGCAGCGTGGCGCGACCTGCCTGAGCGCTTCGGTCCTTGGTCGACGGTCTACCAGCGGTTTCGCGACTGGCGTGACGACGGCACCTTCACCAAGGTCCTGGACCGGCTGCACATTCGGCTGCGCGAGGATGGGTTGATCGATCTGGAGACCTGGATGATCGACTCGACCTCGATCCGTGCCACGCGCGCCGCCGCTGGCGGCGGAA AAAAAGGGGGGCCGCAGGAGCCGCTGAGCCATGCGCTCGGGCGCAGTCGCGGCGGCCTGACGACCAAGATCCACCTGCTCTGCGATGCCAAGGGCGTTCCCTTGAGCTTTCTGCTCTCCCCAGGCCAGCACAGCGACATTCGCCATGCCCAACCGCTCCTCGATCAGGTCCGCTTGCCCAGCGCTCATCGAGGTCGTCCGCGCACCCGTTGCCGCCAACTGCTCGCCGACAAGGGCTACGATGCCGACGACTTACGCCGCTATTGCGATCGGCGCGGCATCCGTCCGGTGATCCCGCAGCGCAAGGGCGTGCGCAAACCCAAGCCTGGCCGCCCTCGGATACTGAACAAGCCCAGCTATTGCAAGCGCAACGTCATCGAGCGGCTGTTCGGCTGGCTCAAGTCCTGTCGACGCATCGCCACCCGTTACGACAAGTTGGCGACCAGCTTCTCGGCAATGTTCACGCTTGCTTGCATCCGTAGATGCCTCAGGCACTACTTTTCGTACAAAACGTAA
- the hrpB gene encoding ATP-dependent helicase HrpB, with product MSQHTSSPAPLPIETSLSALIEALRHGHALLQAPTGSGKSTRAPLALLEAEGLIGGRILMLEPRRPAARMTAARMAALCNEPLGETVGYQVRFERRIGPATRIEVLTEGILTRRLQHDPELSGVDLVIFDEFHERSLHADLGLALVLDVVANLRPELRVLVMSATIEAEPVAALLGGAATIRAAGRTYPVTVHHTERPVEQPAGLVGAVVHALAAHDDDLLAFLPGVREIERCRAALTPRLGPEIDLLALHGSLPSAEQARALAPPTPGRRRVILATDIAETSLTIEGVGVVIDGGLTRKPRFDPNTGLTRLVTEPVSLASAEQRAGRAGRLGPGHCYRLWTREQARGRAAQRDPEILQADLAPLALELALWGVADPAELAWLDPPPRPAWAQGRALLQTLGALDARGAITALGRALAQLPLHPRLGVMLLGAAPEARTFAADLGALLSERDPALDPRALSSPADLGARLQALAQRRARRPTPGFDPRRLDAVARAARQLGERVARASHPPGTARTPGALLALAYPERIAQRRDARGERYLLAAGNGARLDPADALTASPYLVVAELDAQGRDGRIRHALAIDADTLHAVCAQRIHTETRCDWDAEHEAVRARALTRLDALTLEARPLPLPDDPAVLELLREQVLADPERALRWDDGATQLRARIALLRAHDPQGGWPDPSAEGLHARAADWLDPWLIGKSRLSETRRLEAAELLLGLLDWDQRQRLDRAAPTHLRTPAGNQRRLDYASDGPPVLAVPLQELFGLRETPRVCDGRVAVLLHLLSPARRPIQVTQDLASFWAQGYTEVRKELRGRYPKHHWPEDPTAADAVTGGLQRRRR from the coding sequence ATGTCACAGCACACGTCCAGCCCCGCCCCACTGCCGATCGAGACCAGCCTGTCGGCGCTGATCGAGGCCCTGCGCCACGGCCACGCCCTGCTCCAGGCCCCCACCGGCTCGGGCAAGTCGACCCGCGCGCCGCTCGCCCTGCTCGAGGCCGAGGGGCTGATCGGCGGGCGCATCCTGATGCTCGAGCCGCGCCGCCCGGCGGCGCGGATGACCGCCGCGCGGATGGCCGCGCTGTGCAACGAGCCGCTCGGCGAGACGGTCGGCTACCAGGTGCGCTTCGAGCGCCGGATCGGCCCGGCGACCCGCATCGAGGTGCTCACCGAGGGCATCCTCACCCGCCGGTTGCAGCACGACCCCGAACTCAGCGGGGTCGATCTGGTGATCTTCGACGAGTTCCACGAGCGCAGCCTGCACGCCGATCTGGGGCTGGCGCTGGTGCTCGACGTGGTCGCCAACCTGCGCCCCGAACTGCGGGTGCTGGTGATGTCGGCGACGATTGAGGCCGAGCCGGTGGCCGCGCTGCTCGGCGGCGCCGCGACGATCCGCGCCGCCGGGCGCACCTATCCGGTCACGGTGCACCATACCGAACGCCCGGTCGAGCAGCCGGCGGGGCTGGTCGGCGCGGTGGTGCACGCGCTCGCCGCGCACGACGACGACCTCCTCGCCTTCCTCCCCGGGGTGCGCGAGATCGAGCGCTGTCGCGCAGCACTTACCCCCCGGCTCGGCCCCGAGATCGACCTGCTCGCCCTCCACGGCAGCCTGCCCAGCGCCGAGCAGGCGCGCGCCCTCGCCCCGCCCACGCCCGGACGACGGCGGGTGATCCTCGCTACCGACATCGCCGAGACCAGCCTCACCATCGAGGGCGTCGGCGTGGTGATCGACGGCGGGCTCACCCGCAAGCCGCGCTTCGACCCCAACACCGGGCTCACCCGCTTGGTCACCGAGCCGGTCTCGCTCGCCTCGGCCGAACAGCGTGCCGGGCGCGCCGGGCGGCTCGGGCCGGGTCACTGCTACCGGCTGTGGACCCGCGAGCAGGCGCGGGGGCGCGCCGCGCAGCGCGACCCCGAGATCCTCCAGGCCGACCTCGCGCCGCTGGCCCTCGAACTCGCGCTCTGGGGGGTCGCCGACCCCGCCGAGCTGGCCTGGCTCGATCCACCGCCGCGCCCGGCCTGGGCGCAGGGCCGCGCCCTCCTCCAGACGCTCGGCGCGCTCGATGCGCGCGGCGCCATCACCGCGCTCGGGCGCGCGCTCGCCCAGCTGCCGCTCCATCCCCGGCTCGGGGTGATGCTGCTCGGCGCCGCGCCCGAGGCGCGCACGTTCGCCGCCGACCTCGGCGCCCTGCTCAGCGAGCGCGACCCGGCGCTCGACCCGCGCGCGCTCAGCTCACCAGCCGATCTCGGCGCGCGGCTGCAGGCGCTAGCGCAACGACGCGCGCGCCGCCCGACGCCCGGCTTCGACCCGCGCCGGCTCGACGCCGTGGCACGCGCCGCGCGTCAGCTCGGCGAGCGGGTCGCGCGCGCCAGCCACCCGCCGGGCACGGCCCGCACCCCGGGCGCGCTGCTCGCCCTCGCCTACCCCGAGCGCATCGCCCAGCGGCGCGATGCCCGCGGCGAGCGCTATCTGCTCGCCGCCGGTAACGGCGCGCGGCTCGACCCGGCCGATGCGCTCACCGCCAGCCCCTATCTGGTCGTCGCCGAACTCGACGCCCAGGGTCGCGACGGGCGCATCCGTCACGCCCTGGCGATCGACGCCGACACCCTGCACGCCGTTTGCGCGCAGCGCATCCACACCGAGACCCGCTGCGACTGGGACGCCGAGCACGAGGCGGTGCGCGCGCGCGCCCTCACCCGGCTCGATGCCCTCACCCTCGAGGCGCGCCCGCTGCCGCTGCCCGACGACCCGGCGGTGCTCGAACTGCTGCGCGAACAGGTGCTCGCCGACCCCGAGCGGGCGCTGCGCTGGGACGATGGCGCCACGCAGCTGCGCGCCCGCATCGCCCTGCTGCGCGCCCACGACCCCCAGGGCGGCTGGCCCGATCCCAGCGCCGAGGGACTGCACGCGCGCGCCGCCGACTGGCTCGATCCCTGGCTGATCGGCAAGTCGCGACTGAGCGAGACCCGGCGCCTGGAGGCGGCCGAGCTGCTGCTCGGCCTGCTCGACTGGGACCAACGCCAGCGGCTCGACCGGGCCGCACCGACCCATCTGCGCACCCCGGCGGGCAACCAGCGCCGTCTCGACTACGCCAGCGACGGACCACCGGTGCTCGCCGTGCCGCTGCAGGAGCTGTTCGGACTGCGCGAGACCCCGCGGGTATGCGACGGCCGGGTGGCGGTGCTGCTCCATCTGCTCTCCCCGGCGCGCCGCCCGATCCAGGTCACCCAGGATCTCGCCAGCTTCTGGGCCCAGGGCTATACAGAAGTGCGCAAGGAGCTGCGCGGGCGCTACCCCAAGCACCACTGGCCCGAGGACCCCACCGCCGCCGACGCCGTCACCGGCGGACTGCAGCGTCGGCGGCGGTAG
- a CDS encoding methyl-accepting chemotaxis protein — protein sequence MRFWMIGMTLGVLSGLGGCALALASGALSMTVLGGQLVLALLLGATAWLLLERTLGAELRGFADVLARTRADGDLARRATVSTSPAGHCARHYNTLIESFQGIIGKVLYDAQRLAEAADTLAANARALADDSAAQGEASARMAQTIGEMSAGVEVVAEHARDSASDAEEARTLSQHGSHIVSEAAAEIARIADSVGRSAQLIAALGERSEEIGGIVRTIREIADQTNLLALNAAIEAARAGEAGRGFAVVADEVRKLAERTAKATTEIGEVITTIQTETREAVAAIGAGSDQAQSGSDLATQAASALTGIDQGAARSLERIAGIAAEIAQQGNEAQRVSHHVQEISEMAERNAEGAAATLREVQALEGLATNLHEISKVFRLGAAGEQATRTHQQMPELAQRLARAIGAQLERAVDSGEISERNLFESDYRPIPDTEPKKYSTDFDRLTDRLFPPLQEPVLKANAHVAYAIGCDRTGYVPTHNQRFSQPLTGDRDHDLLHNRTKRIFEDPVGRQCGAHELPFLIQTYRRDTGEIMHDISAPVYVRGRHWGGFRIGYRA from the coding sequence ATGCGATTCTGGATGATCGGCATGACCCTGGGCGTCCTGTCCGGGCTTGGTGGATGCGCGCTCGCGCTAGCGAGCGGCGCCCTTTCGATGACCGTCCTCGGTGGACAACTGGTGCTCGCGCTCCTGCTCGGCGCGACCGCCTGGCTGCTCCTCGAACGCACCCTCGGTGCCGAACTCAGGGGCTTTGCCGATGTGCTCGCGCGCACCCGCGCCGACGGTGACCTCGCCCGCCGCGCCACGGTCTCGACCAGCCCCGCCGGTCACTGCGCCCGGCACTACAACACCCTGATCGAGAGCTTCCAGGGGATCATCGGCAAGGTCCTCTACGACGCCCAGCGACTCGCCGAAGCGGCCGACACCCTCGCCGCCAACGCCCGCGCCCTGGCCGACGACTCGGCGGCACAGGGCGAGGCCTCGGCGCGCATGGCTCAGACCATCGGCGAGATGAGCGCCGGGGTCGAAGTGGTGGCCGAACACGCCCGCGACTCGGCCAGCGACGCCGAGGAGGCGCGCACGCTGTCGCAACACGGCAGCCACATCGTCTCCGAGGCCGCCGCCGAGATCGCCCGCATCGCCGACTCGGTCGGACGCTCGGCGCAACTGATCGCCGCGCTCGGCGAACGCTCCGAAGAGATCGGCGGGATCGTGCGCACCATTCGCGAGATCGCCGACCAGACCAACCTGCTCGCGCTCAATGCCGCGATCGAGGCAGCGCGCGCCGGCGAGGCCGGACGCGGCTTCGCGGTGGTCGCCGACGAGGTGCGCAAGCTCGCCGAGCGCACCGCGAAGGCCACCACCGAGATCGGCGAGGTGATCACCACCATCCAGACCGAGACCCGCGAGGCGGTCGCGGCGATCGGCGCCGGCAGCGATCAGGCGCAGTCCGGGAGCGATCTCGCCACTCAGGCGGCCAGCGCGCTGACCGGGATCGACCAGGGCGCGGCACGCAGCCTCGAGCGCATCGCCGGCATCGCCGCCGAGATCGCTCAGCAGGGCAACGAGGCCCAGCGCGTCAGTCACCATGTGCAGGAGATCAGCGAGATGGCCGAACGCAACGCCGAGGGCGCTGCGGCGACACTGCGGGAGGTCCAGGCGCTCGAGGGGCTGGCGACCAATCTGCACGAGATCAGCAAGGTCTTCCGGCTCGGCGCCGCCGGCGAGCAGGCCACCCGGACCCATCAGCAGATGCCCGAGCTGGCGCAGCGGCTCGCGCGCGCGATCGGCGCCCAGCTCGAACGCGCGGTGGACAGTGGCGAGATCAGCGAACGCAACCTGTTCGAGAGCGACTACCGGCCGATCCCCGACACCGAGCCGAAGAAATACAGCACCGACTTCGACCGGCTCACCGACCGGCTCTTCCCGCCGCTCCAGGAGCCGGTCCTCAAGGCCAACGCCCACGTCGCCTATGCCATCGGCTGCGACCGCACCGGCTATGTGCCGACCCACAACCAGCGCTTCTCCCAGCCGCTGACCGGCGATCGCGATCACGACCTGCTGCACAACCGCACCAAGCGCATCTTCGAGGACCCGGTCGGGCGCCAGTGCGGCGCCCACGAGCTGCCCTTCCTGATCCAGACCTACCGCCGCGACACCGGCGAGATCATGCACGACATCTCCGCGCCGGTGTACGTGCGCGGACGCCACTGGGGCGGTTTTCGCATCGGCTACCGCGCCTGA